TCTGTTAACACATTTGAAGAAGACAGAGATTTTATTGTAGCTCTTTTTACAGAAGTGATTGTTCCAAACGAGAAATTATATGAATATTTAGAAGATGATAAATTAACTTGGGTGGATGATATTCCTTTGGTTAATACACATATCATTAAACAATTGAAAGCGATTAAGTCTGCTAATGACGAAAGTTTTAGAGTTCCAAAATTGTATAAAGACAATGAGGATAAAGACTTTGTTCGTGATTTGTTCAGAAAAACAATTTTGAATGAGCGTGAATTATCGAAAGAATATGATGATAAAACTCCAAACTGGGATAGCGAAAGAATTGCTGAAATAGATACCATAATACTTAAAATGGCTATTTGTGAATTTTTGAAATTTCCATCAATTCCTGTTAAAGTAACTTTAAATGAATATTTAGAAGTTGCAAAAGAATATTCTACACCAAAAAGCAGTATTTTTATCAACGGAATTTTAGATAATTTAGTAAAAGAATTACAGGCCAGCAAAAAGATGGTTAAAGTTGGTCGAGGTTTAATG
Above is a window of Flavobacterium sp. 123 DNA encoding:
- the nusB gene encoding transcription antitermination factor NusB — protein: MQSIYAMHQNGSDNMEKEEKFLFYSIDAIQDLYLIMLSSLIEICKKETVFLHLSSQKHLATPEERNPNEKFIKNSIFQILAENNSLSIALENRKINNWTLNDDYIILLLNAVKESKLYAKYMSNSVNTFEEDRDFIVALFTEVIVPNEKLYEYLEDDKLTWVDDIPLVNTHIIKQLKAIKSANDESFRVPKLYKDNEDKDFVRDLFRKTILNERELSKEYDDKTPNWDSERIAEIDTIILKMAICEFLKFPSIPVKVTLNEYLEVAKEYSTPKSSIFINGILDNLVKELQASKKMVKVGRGLM